Sequence from the Pirellulales bacterium genome:
GGCTTTGCGCCACGGTGGACGCACGCCGATGATCTTCGCGAACAAGCTCCAGGCCTCGAGGAACGACATCGGCTCGCCCCCGAGGATGTATCGGCGGCCGCGCGTTCCGCGATCGAGCGCCGCCACGATTCCCGCGGACACGTCGCGGACGTCGCAGAAATCGTTCCCGCCGGGCGGCGCCAGCCTTCCCCAACCGGTTGCCAAATCCAATAGCATCCGCCCGGACGACGGCTTCCAATCCCACGGGCCGAGCATGAATGCGGGATTAACGATTACCGCGTCAAGCCCCGCCTCGACCTTTTCGAGAACAACGCTTTCCGCTTCGCGCTTGGTGACGACATACGGGCAGGCGACCGTTTCTTGGGCCGGAGTCTCTTCATCGGCGGGCATTTGGCGAGTGCCGAGCCCCAGCGTGTTGACGGTCGAGACGTAGCACAGCCGCGCGCCCTCGACGCGCGCCGCCTCGGCCACGTTACGGGTCCCCTCGACATTGATCGCTCGCTGCGAATCGAGCCCCTTCCAGCCGATATGCACCTCGGCTGCCGCATGCACGATCCGAGCGGCGCCGCGACACGCTTGCCGGATCGTCTCGGGCTGGCGAACGTCACCGTGAGCGATCTCGACCGGGAGTCCGTCGAGGCAGCGAATATGATTCCCATTTCGCGCCAACACGCGAACCGCGTCGCCGCGCTCGACGAGCAGGCGAACCACGTTGTTCCCTACCAAACCAGTCGCGCCGGTGACGAGCGTGAGCATGTTCTGTCCCCCGAAGATAGCCGTCGGTAATCGCGCGCTTTCCGCTAATAGCGCGGATTTTCGCCGTCGTCGACGGCACCGGATTCCGGTGGATTGATCGTTGAGACTACAGAATTTGGATTGTACTGTCCATGACGCTAATTGCCTCTCCAGACGAGTCTAGCGGGCATTACGACGCTCCGTTGCGCGAACGCGCCGTTTGGCCAATTGCCCATCCATGTGAGTCAGGCGCGACCAATCCCGCCGGCGATCTCACATGGTGCGCCCGCCCGCGCGGTGGACGGAAAGATCCAATTTAGCCTCTTTAATCTACGTCCTCGACATCAAACCACCCATTCCCTTGTCATTCGGCCACGTTTTCCGAATGCAAGCTGGATTGGCACATGAACTGCTTATGCTAGGTGCCCCTAACCACACGCGGGAAGCGAACGTCGCTCCGAGGGAGGGAACATGTCTCAAACAGGAGGATCCAACGATGCGAAGCACGATTATCGGTGTCGCAATCACACTAGGCGCGACGCTGGCCACAAGCGGCGCCTTTGCCCAACGAGATGGTGGAGTGGCAGGAGGAGCGGGAAATCTCAGCGCGGGAGCCAACGCCGCTGGCAATTCCAACGTCACGGCCCCGAATACGAACAACCCCAGCTTGCCGGGCCCGAACGCGAAGGAAGGCCAGCCGGGCAATCGCGGCGAGACTGACAATCGCGCGCGAACCGACCAGCGCGGGCAAGCGGACTATGGCGATCAATCGAACCAAACCGGCCGCCGCGATGAGCGAGCCGAAGACCGCGACCGGGGCGAACGCCGCGATCAAGACGACAACCATTGGCGGTATCGCTACTTTAACGGCGTCTGGTGGTATTGGCTCCCCAATAACCATTGGGTGTATTGGAGCAATAACGCCTGGCAGGACTATAACCCAGGAACAGCTAGCTCCACTTACGAAAACGATCAGAACGGCCGGTCCATCCGTTATCGGTCGGGCTATCGCGGCTTCGCGGAACAGAACCAGCGTCAGGGAACCAACGCCGAGAATCGCACCGACGTTGGCCGCTTGGACACCAACCGCCGCGACCTCGATGCGAACCGTAACGATACGAACGCCAATCGCACCGATCGCGATTCGAACAAGTCTGGTAGCGATGCGAACCAAATCATCGGCGGCTCGGACCAGAACAAGCCGGATAACAGCCGGCAAGGCAACGATGCCAACAAGAACGCAGGGGGCGATTCGCCGCACCGCGATCAGGACGCCAATCAGCGCGACTCGAACTCGCGCCCGGCGGAAAGCGGGCCCAAGAGCGGGAAGTAACCCCGAGTAAAACAGTCCGAT
This genomic interval carries:
- a CDS encoding NAD-dependent epimerase/dehydratase family protein, producing the protein MLTLVTGATGLVGNNVVRLLVERGDAVRVLARNGNHIRCLDGLPVEIAHGDVRQPETIRQACRGAARIVHAAAEVHIGWKGLDSQRAINVEGTRNVAEAARVEGARLCYVSTVNTLGLGTRQMPADEETPAQETVACPYVVTKREAESVVLEKVEAGLDAVIVNPAFMLGPWDWKPSSGRMLLDLATGWGRLAPPGGNDFCDVRDVSAGIVAALDRGTRGRRYILGGEPMSFLEAWSLFAKIIGVRPPWRKALPPGLWVYGHFGDLRGWLTGREPNLNSAAVAMSRLEHHYSYARAAAELGYRPRPAREAAETAWQWFRANGYA